In Campylobacter vicugnae, a genomic segment contains:
- the serC gene encoding 3-phosphoserine/phosphohydroxythreonine transaminase, which yields MSRVLNFSAGPSAIPLAVLERAQAEFTDYHGLGFSIMEVSHRGKVFEELHNNAIAKVREFYNIGDDYAVLFLQGGATLQFAQIPLNIYAGGVAEYANTGVWTQKAIKEAKIQNINYKVVASSEDVKFDHIPKVEFSDNADYGYICSNNTIYGTQYSTLPSPKCPLVVDSSSDLLSREIDFKAHNIGLFYGGAQKNAGPAGITIVIVKKDLAARVKDSVPTPLRYTTQIEANSLANTPPTFGIYMFDLVLDWIKEQGGLSAINKINMQKAAMIYNQIDSSSFYRGFAKKDSRSLMNVSFTTDNAELDMKFVKEAEENSMIGLKGHRILGGLRASIYNAVSLDDLKTLCEFMREFERKNG from the coding sequence ATGAGTAGAGTTTTAAATTTTAGCGCTGGTCCAAGTGCGATTCCATTAGCAGTTTTAGAGCGTGCACAGGCTGAATTTACTGATTATCACGGTCTTGGCTTTAGCATTATGGAGGTTAGCCATCGTGGCAAGGTATTTGAAGAGTTGCATAATAATGCAATTGCTAAGGTTCGTGAATTTTATAATATTGGCGATGATTATGCAGTTTTATTTTTACAAGGTGGAGCAACTTTACAATTTGCCCAAATTCCATTAAATATCTATGCTGGTGGCGTAGCTGAGTATGCAAATACTGGAGTTTGGACGCAAAAAGCAATTAAAGAAGCAAAAATCCAAAATATCAATTATAAGGTTGTTGCTAGTAGCGAGGATGTGAAGTTTGATCATATTCCTAAGGTAGAATTTAGCGATAATGCAGATTATGGATATATCTGTTCTAATAATACAATATATGGAACCCAATATTCAACCCTTCCAAGCCCAAAATGCCCACTGGTCGTAGATAGTAGTTCTGATCTTTTAAGCCGTGAAATTGATTTTAAAGCACATAATATTGGACTATTTTATGGTGGAGCGCAAAAAAATGCTGGTCCAGCTGGTATAACTATTGTTATAGTTAAAAAAGATTTAGCCGCAAGAGTTAAAGATAGCGTTCCTACGCCACTTCGCTACACTACACAAATCGAGGCTAACTCTTTGGCTAATACGCCGCCGACTTTTGGAATTTATATGTTTGATTTGGTGCTTGACTGGATAAAAGAGCAAGGTGGATTAAGTGCTATTAATAAGATAAATATGCAAAAAGCCGCGATGATTTATAATCAAATAGATAGCTCTAGCTTTTATAGAGGGTTTGCTAAAAAAGATTCTAGAAGCTTGATGAATGTTAGCTTCACTACAGATAATGCTGAGCTTGATATGAAATTTGTAAAAGAGGCTGAAGAAAATAGTATGATAGGGCTAAAAGGTCATAGGATTTTAGGTGGTTTAAGAGCCTCTATCTATAACGCTGTAAGTCTGGATGACCTAAAAACTCTATGTGAATTTATGAGAGAGTTCGAGAGAAAAAATGGCTAA
- the xseA gene encoding exodeoxyribonuclease VII large subunit translates to MTVSDLNESAKALLESHFNSVEVEGEISRLIKHNSGHWYFSLKDERSTISVAIYKFANQNIKFEVKDGMKVTLIGKLSIYSPNGSYQFIASRIIPIGIGELELAFNQLKERLALAGLFDKMHKKPLPKYPSKIGIITSASSAAFADMYRVISNRYILPKFYLFNSLVQGNSAPANLIKMLKLADSMELDVIVIARGGGSKEDLWCFNDEALAYAIYEAKTPIISAVGHEIDYSISDFVADHRSLTPTAAMVDLLPDSNELHQRLDIIQNTLEAIISSKFNKCESYLNLAKAQIKSKAIEQKINLATLTLDSFKSNLDNFLHKKFNLAQSKIDKFELVFKRQEYFYKVTKNMAHIIKDSQIISLAELKSGDEITISSQYLCKQAIIK, encoded by the coding sequence ATGACAGTAAGCGATCTAAATGAGTCGGCTAAGGCGTTATTAGAGTCTCATTTTAATTCTGTAGAGGTTGAAGGCGAGATTAGCCGTTTGATTAAACATAATAGTGGCCATTGGTACTTCTCTCTTAAAGATGAAAGATCAACTATTAGCGTTGCTATTTATAAATTTGCCAATCAAAATATCAAATTTGAAGTTAAAGATGGTATGAAAGTTACGCTAATTGGTAAGCTTTCAATCTATAGCCCAAATGGTAGCTACCAATTTATAGCTAGCCGTATTATTCCAATTGGCATAGGCGAGCTTGAACTTGCATTTAATCAGCTCAAAGAGCGTCTAGCTCTTGCTGGATTATTTGATAAAATGCATAAAAAACCACTACCAAAATATCCAAGCAAAATAGGAATCATTACAAGTGCTAGCTCAGCAGCATTTGCTGATATGTATAGAGTTATTAGCAATAGATATATTTTACCTAAGTTTTATCTATTTAATTCCTTAGTTCAAGGAAATAGCGCTCCAGCAAATTTAATTAAGATGCTAAAACTTGCTGATTCTATGGAGTTAGATGTAATTGTCATTGCTAGAGGTGGCGGGTCTAAAGAGGATTTGTGGTGTTTTAATGATGAGGCTCTAGCCTATGCAATTTATGAAGCTAAAACACCTATTATCTCAGCCGTAGGACATGAAATTGATTATAGTATTAGTGATTTTGTAGCTGATCACAGATCTCTTACGCCTACTGCTGCGATGGTTGATCTCTTGCCTGATAGCAATGAACTTCATCAAAGACTCGATATTATTCAAAATACTCTTGAAGCGATTATATCATCTAAATTCAACAAATGCGAAAGCTATCTGAATTTAGCCAAAGCACAGATAAAATCTAAAGCAATAGAACAAAAAATCAACTTAGCTACTCTTACTTTAGATAGTTTTAAGTCAAATTTAGATAACTTTTTACACAAAAAATTTAATTTAGCTCAATCAAAAATTGATAAATTTGAGTTAGTTTTTAAAAGACAAGAGTACTTTTATAAGGTAACAAAAAATATGGCACATATTATAAAAGATTCACAAATTATCTCATTAGCTGAGTTAAAAAGCGGAGATGAGATTACTATTAGTTCACAATATTTATGCAAACAAGCAATAATAAAATAA
- the ubiE gene encoding bifunctional demethylmenaquinone methyltransferase/2-methoxy-6-polyprenyl-1,4-benzoquinol methylase UbiE, which translates to MQNQDKIINMFNEIAPTYDKANKILSFGIDASWRSSACDLVLKNFKSTLNIADVACGTGDMIKAWKSSAKKANLTIEKITGIDPSKEMLKVAKEKLPECEFIEAKADEMSLNLNTQDIVSISYGIRNVVARTQALREFNRVLKVGGYLVVLEFTKRDKNGLIAKIRDFYLHNILPIIGGLISKNKEAYEYLPKSIEGFLDSNEFCRELQDNGFEIVIVKGFSMDISTMFIAKKVKNI; encoded by the coding sequence GTGCAAAATCAAGATAAAATTATAAATATGTTTAATGAAATAGCTCCTACCTATGATAAAGCAAATAAAATTTTAAGTTTTGGTATAGATGCTTCTTGGAGAAGTTCAGCTTGTGATTTAGTGTTAAAGAATTTTAAATCTACGCTAAATATTGCTGATGTAGCTTGTGGTACTGGAGATATGATTAAAGCTTGGAAAAGTAGTGCTAAAAAAGCAAATTTAACTATTGAGAAGATTACTGGAATAGATCCAAGCAAAGAGATGCTAAAAGTTGCTAAAGAGAAATTGCCAGAGTGTGAGTTTATCGAGGCTAAGGCTGATGAAATGAGTCTAAACTTAAATACTCAAGATATAGTTAGTATAAGCTATGGAATTAGAAATGTTGTTGCTAGAACTCAGGCTTTGCGTGAGTTTAATAGAGTTTTAAAAGTTGGTGGCTATTTAGTTGTTTTAGAATTTACCAAAAGAGATAAAAACGGCCTAATAGCAAAGATTAGGGATTTTTATCTGCATAATATTTTGCCTATAATTGGCGGATTAATAAGTAAAAATAAAGAAGCCTATGAGTACCTGCCTAAAAGCATTGAAGGTTTTTTAGACTCAAATGAGTTTTGTCGTGAGCTTCAAGACAATGGTTTTGAGATAGTGATAGTTAAGGGATTTAGCATGGATATTAGCACTATGTTTATTGCTAAAAAGGTTAAAAATATATGA